Proteins from one Penicillium digitatum chromosome 2, complete sequence genomic window:
- a CDS encoding 6-phosphofructo-2-kinase: MFERRAGDRYRLRMHRARSAVLTSDEMVEVRAAQRTFEGAYVRTALSQFSFALVVLKIFTAEFYSIGALFAIYGTGVLIIGLFRRSQGNRQFFSEVGEDGIHRHKFRTSGNAVLVLTALSVAAYACLIGLTLNLSN; this comes from the exons ATGTTTGAG CGTCGTGCAGGGGATCGTTATCGTCTTCGAATGCACCGAGCCCGCTCAGCAGTGCTGACCTCAGATGAGATGGTTGAGGTGCGCGCGGCCCAGCGCACATTTGAGGGGGCTTATGTTCGAACCGCTCTCTCTCAGTTCTCCTTCGCCCTCGTCGTGCTCAAGATTTTCACTGCCGAGTTCTACAGTATTGGGGCTCTGTTCGCGATATACGGCACGGGCGTTCTCATTATCGGGCTTTTTCGTCGCTCGCAGGGAAATAGACAGTTCTTTTCTGAAGTAGGGGAGGATGGGATCCATCGGCACAAATTCCGTACCAGTGGCAATGCAGTCTTGGTCTTGACAGCACTGAGTGTTGCGGCATACGCCtgcttgattggcttgaCTTTGAACTTGAGCAACTGA
- a CDS encoding Mitochondrial cytochrome b2, putative → MVKVFDATEVGKHNTPESCWVVLYGKVYDVTDFLTSHPGGAKIILKLAGQDATEEYDPIHPPGILEEELKPEACLGTIDASTLPKEQASSEPQEIEGPPPMDNLLNLDEIEKVATKQVSKKAWAYYYSASDDLISKNFNNEVYRSILLRPRVFIDCTKCELDTTVLDYQLKTPIYVSPAAMARLGHPSGEAGIAEACRSFGAMQIISNNASMTPEQIVKDAAPDQIFGWQLYVQIDRKKSETMLTRIQKLKAIKFIVLTLDAPVPGKREEDERTGMSGRTAATPSGVKAAERSSDDTPNPTPGSGGVGQQLFAGTDPSLTWTDTLAWLATQTDLPVILKGLQTHEDAYLASLHAPQVKGIILSNHGGRAMDTAPPAVHTLLEIRKYCPEIFDKIEVYVDGGIRRGTDAVKALCLGARAVGLGRPALWGLAAGGVDGVRRTLQILNDEIKTCMRLLGVERIDQLGLQHINTRVTEQQIYDGPTTLEPLRRAFRARL, encoded by the exons ATGGTCAAGGTATTCGATGCGACGGAAG TCGGAAAGCACAACACTCCTGAGAGTTGTTGGGTGGTTCTATACGGCAAGGTCTACGAT GTCACTGATTTCCTGACCAGTCACCCCGGCGGTGCAAAGATCATTTTGAAACTAGCGGGCCAGGATGCTACCGAGGAGTATGATCCTATTCACCCCCCAGGCATATTAGAGGAAGAGCTTAAGCCTGAGGCATGCTTGGGGACAATCGATGCCAGCACATTACCTAAGGAGCAAGCGTCCTCTGAGCCTCAAGAGATTGAGGGCCCACCGCCTATGGATAACCTTCTCAATCTGGACGAGATTGAGAAGGTGGCTACTAAACAAGTGAGCAAGAAGGCTTGGGCATACTATTACTCCGCATCCGACGATCTAATCAGCAAAAACTTCAATAATGAGGTTTACCGGTCCATTCTCTTACGACCTAGAGTCTTTATTGATTGCACAAAGTGTGAGCTGGACACAACGGTCCTTGACTATCAATTGAAAACGCCAATTTACGTCTCTCCTGCGGCGATGGCCCGTCTAGGTCACCCATCCGGTGAGGCCGGCATCGCAGAAGCATGTCGTAGCTTTGGAGCCATGCAAATCATCTCTAACAACGCTTCTATGACACCTGAACAGATTGTTAAAGACGCTGCTCCGGATCAAATCTTTGGCTGGCAGCTTTATGTTCAGATTGATCGTAAAAAGAGTGAGACAATGCTTACACGCATCCAGAAGCTCAAGGCAATCAAGTTCATTGTTCTTACCCTTGACGCCCCAGTCCCAGGGAAACGAGAAGAGGATGAGCGAACTGGTATGAGTGGACGGACTGCTGCCACGCCTAGTGGCGTGAAAGCTGCCGAGCGCTCGTCAGATGATACCCCCAACCCCACCCCAGGATCTGGAGGTGTCGGCCAGCAATTGTTTGCAGGCACTGATCCTTCCTTAACCTGGACGGATACTTTGGCTTGGCTTGCCACTCAAACTGATCTACCTGTTATCTTGAAGGGTCTACAGACTCACGAAGACGCATACCTTGCCTCACTCCACGCACCTCAAGTTAAGGGTATCATTCTCTCCAATCACGGAGGACGCGCCATGGACACTGCTCCCCCGGCGGTTCATACTCTCTTGGAGATTCGAAAATACTGCCCCGAGATCTTCGACAAGATCGAGGTATATGTGGATGGAGGTATTCGTCGCGGCACAGATGCTGTCAAGGCCCTCTGCCTAGGCGCGAGGGCAGTTGGCCTTGGACGCCCGGCTCTGTGGGGCTTAGCGGCGGGTGGAGTGGACGGTGTTCGTCGGACATTGCAGA TTCTGAACGACGAAATCAAGACATGTATGCGGCTGCTTGGAGTGGAACGGATTGATCAATTAGGGCTCCAACAT ATCAATACCCGTGTTACCGAACAGCAGATCTACGATGGTCCCACTACTCTCGAACCTTTACGGCGCGCATTCCGTGCGAGGCTGTAG
- a CDS encoding Ribonuclease H, putative has product MNKTTPSPSPVPKASPGSKPSLSPTAGTKRKRNATAKYYAVKVGHKPGIYYGWNDCLAQITGFKGAIFQSFPSQEAANAFLNGTKLPAESQSSENTRFYGIQRGRVTGVYTDWTTAQEQIRGFPRPRYRKFSTREEAEEFVREGQTQPPAGFGEAPGPSGPHGITTENPKDAEGVDLAPGDGPLPKGAEDGFDPNLLLDPVTGKVVYKTAPQMAATKMQSTGIPGMLRIYTDGSSLRNGTPLASAGVGVYFGPGDSRNVSEPLKGSRQTNQRAELTAILRAIDIAPRHRDVTIITDSRYSIDCVTVWFINWRRNNWMTRDKKPVENKDLVESILVKIEERNDLEVKTLFEWVKGHNKDPGNEEADKLAVNGAQRGLSARAEALHAAQEVPDESFEDFY; this is encoded by the exons ATGAATAAGACCACACCCTCGCCGAGCCCCGTCCCCAAGGCTTCGCCAGGCTCGAAaccctctctctccccgaCCGCAGGCACAAAGCGCAAGAGAAATGCCACTGCCAAATACTACGCCGTTAAGGTGGGACACAAACCGGGTATCTACTATGGATGGAATGATTGTCTGGCTCAAATAACAGGATTCAAGGGAGCAATTT TCCAATCGTTCCCTTCACAAGAAGCAGCCAACGCGTTTCTGAATGGTACCAAGCTTCCAGCCGAATCACAGAGCTCGGAGAATACACGATTCTACGGAATCCAAAGGGGCCGGGTTACTGGAGTATACACAGACTGGACAACGGCACAGGAGCAGATCCGTGGGTTTCCGCGACCTCGATATCGCAAATTCTCCACCCGCGAAGAGGCGGAGGAGTTTGTACGGGAAGGACAAACCCAGCCCCCAGCCGGGTTCGGCGAGGCACCTGGACCTTCCGGTCCCCATGGGATAACCACCGAAAACCCCAAAGATGCAGAAGGAGTCGACCTTGCGCCAGGCGACGGCCCATTGCCGAAAGGGGCCGAGGATGGATTTGACCCCAACCTCCTCCTAGACCCAGTCACTGGAAAGGTGGTGTACAAGACCGCCCCCCAGATGGCAGCGACAAAAATGCAATCAACAGGTATCCCAGGGATGCTCCGGATATACACCGATGGCAGTTCATTAAGGAATGGAACCCCACTAGCATCGGCCGGGGTAGGAGTATACTTCGGGCCTGGAGATTCAAG AAACGTATCGGAGCCACTAAAAGGCAGTCGTCAAACAAACCAGCGTGCTGAATTGACCGCGATCCTTCGGGCGATTGATATTGCCCCTCGGCACCGAGATGTAACCATAATCACCGACAGCCGATATTCGATTGACTGTGTTACTGTATGGTTTATCAATTGGCGTCGCAACAATTGGATGACCCGAGACAAGAAGCCGGTCGAGAACAAAGACCTGGTTGAGTCGATTCTGGTCAAAATCGAGGAACGCAATGACCTTGAGGTGAAGACCTTGTTTGAATGGGTTAAAGGTCATAATAAAGACCCCGGCAATGAAGAAGCTGATAAACTAGCCGTCAATGGAGCCCAAAGGGGGTTGTCTGCTAGAGCAGAGGCACTGCATGCGGCTCAAGAGGTGCCCGATGAATCGTTTGAAGATTTCTATTAA